The DNA sequence aaaataaaataaaaattattgtattggACCTTTAAATTCTAAGGGCACATAGAGGTTCAATCCTCGGCGCGTTGGTCAACACGATTCAAGGTAACAAGTCTCTGAATAAAAACGACCATCGATCAATGCGAGcgacttatttatttttcacgtcttccgattgtttaaattttaaatttacgaggGAACCGCTGAGTTTTAACGGAcgttgtaaattataattaaatataatatatatatttatcagtgataatatatatattttatataacgaGGCATCGACCGCTAGCATTGACAGAGAGGTCGTTCCCTCTCTCTCCGTTTTTACCTTGAGAAATCCCACGTTGGATCGTCGACGCTGACGATCTCTATACCTGTTCCGATaattgtaatgataataaaacccGAGTAACACGTGGCCTAAATAATCATTACcgtataattaatatataaattcaatatatatatatatatatatttatttccgaCATGTGTTTTACGAAAGCACGTACGCGTACTACCGATTATCTTTTCCATGGTCCTCAAAAAATCCTGGCTCGCATCTGCTAGCGACAGCTGTACCACCAGATGTAGCTACGAAAAAAACCAACAGCTGCGTCGCGTTTTTCTTtgcgtaaatttaaaaaaaaaaaaaaaaataataattcgctGATAGATAAAATGTGTGGTttggtataaaatttaaaatggtgGCGGTGAGGAAACTTGGAGCCTTATCTCGGCCTACGTGTCGCGAGAGAGCATAGAACCCGAGAATGGAATCTAGGTCGTGCTCTCATGcctgttattttatttcttagctTCTCACGGCGAACATGGATATTGTAGACGTTCTATTATACTGAAACCGAGTTGCTGAGCTAGTAGATTTGCTGCTCGTTCGTTTTATCTTGGCATCCATACGCGGATGAGGTTCAGTTGTTCGCGAATACAAACACGGATCGCTTTTACTGAGAATTACTAGTTTGCAGACCTAAGAACTCCTAATATAGCGGGTctagttttatatatttatatatatatatgtatgcatatatatgtggTATAGTAGATGCTGGTTGGGTTTGTCTGTAACCCCGGGGGTCTTTATGTTTAAATTCACCGTATGGAGTTTAGTATCAGAACGATGCGCGTTTCTCTAAGCTCTCAATAGAGACCAAGGCCAGCAAGTTTTCGTGGGAACGCCacgaaaaaaaacttcttttaTCTCATTCTCCCCTTCTGCTAAAATATCTGATGTTGCGTGGTTGCGAATTTACTCAACCGAATTTATCTTTAACGCGCAGGAAATAActctgaaatttattattttatttaatttaaatttatggcgGGAACTTGGAGAATTTTAAATCTTCTGCTGATGAATTTTCAGGAGAGAGAGGACGCGACTACACGTTGCGAGACCgagagaaatttaattattttcttttttttgatgaaaaaaattgcggGGTTTAATTTTCGGGGATCAATCGCTCTCGCATCGCGTGGAAGcgagtgaaaataatatttaaaataaagatccaaatttaaacataaaacaaataaatatgtactgatatttaaatatatttttgatgcaaaaatatatatgacgtGCCCTgaccacaaaaaaatatagaactACTTTTAGAGTTCTTTCAGAGACCGTGCTACGCTTGAAACATCACCGACTTTTTAAGTTGAACCACATTGTCCGGCAACGTAAAATTTAAACCTCGACTCGCCTGCGCAATGGGcactttaatattaaattaaaaaaaaaaaaaaataataaaaattcttaagttttttttatgaacgaATTAAAAACTCATTTACCGAGTAATTGACTCGAGCCAgtcattgataaataaaatgatggcgggaaagtttaaattacgaAATAAATAGTGCCGATTGTTACGGGAGCCTGAGGCATTTTAAAAATGGCCAGTTGTGCCTACCTTGAGAGTCGCGGTGAGCGTTGGCTGCTTCCTGGGCTGCCATAAAGACTTCGTCATTAGATCCTGGTGCACCAGCTACTGAACCGACAACGCCTCCAGCGTTACTTCGGTCACCAGTTACGTGCCACGATGCAATGcctgataaaacaaaaaaaattataaaaataagtaccaaaatttattttttacaattccataaaaaaaaaaaaatttaattaaaaattaataaaaatcaaatgaaCTTTAAGTGCTcgacatttatttttccgtcTTCTATTACAAGTTGGCCAGTAATCTACGtgatacaatatatatatttaataataaatatgtaatttatatttatatatttcttacaattgaataaaatttaaaactaataacaAATACTGTTTAAATCAGTCTAAATTATCACCAAGTGCATTATagataaactttaattatctagtaattaaatatatatctatatatatatttatctactcACAAGATAAAGTTAGCGATGAAATAACGTAATAAAAATGCGTTCTATTAAATTGAACAAAGTAAAATACAATAacaaaattagtatttatgcTGAACGACTAGAGTTGTCGGAGGCTGTCTCCAACGACGTCTAacgacatttaattttttcaaataaaattgcaGAGTAGATCGGTTTATTCCGTACATCTCTGAAGCTTGAGTTGTGCTAATCCCTTGCTGCAATATTGCCTCCAGAGACATTTTAACTGAGTCTAAGCTATATTTTCTACCCTGTTTGTTGGCGAGTGACTTGAGCAACGCGGACACGTCGACGTCCGGACGCGATATTCTTCTTTGATTcctactgttattattatgaaaattgcTGACAATCGATACCTTTTTGTAATCGAGGAAATGAGTTGCCCAGTTGGTGGTGTCCGTCTCACCACCAGCAACAAAATTACCTCTCGTACAAGACCGCGGTCCCGCCCCCCTACCTGCAACGAGGAAACCCAAGCTCTACATCTCGATTTTTTTCCTCccgtgaagaaaaaaaaaaaaaacatgtcaagtaagaaaaataattgaggaaaaaaataaaatgccaCATCGCGATTTTCTAAGTGCGCGACAAAGTCTCGAcctgatttttttatctgataagtgagttaaaaattacagtatttgttatcaattttttttttttttctattaaaatattttactgccaactttaaatttgatttttagtcgaaaaataaaatggattttaaaaaatttaaataataagggagtaaataaaatgaatcgTACCAGGGTGAGATGAATCATGGGACGGTCCGGCTCGGTTGTTATCTGGTTCTAAGTCATTCATGTCATTTAAGTCGTCATCAAGCGTCAAGTCCTCAACACTTTCTTCAGGGTCCTCCAGGTACTCAGACTTTGGCTCAATCAAGGTATCATTAGGCTCAGGTTTTTCAACAGGCatctgcaattaaaaatttatcattaaaaaaaattcccatcactaaattaaaaaatcatgtgAAAGATTTGTAGTGAAGTGTCgaaaaaatgtttcatgcCGTTTCCGAACTGACCAAGTCATGGTAAAAAGACGCGACAGTAGGATAGAGCAGGATCTTTAATCTGCCAACGAAGCGAAAGAAGTCAAGTACAAACTAAACCTCCATTAGGCGCTGGCGCtcagaaattcaaattttttccgcgaaaaattcaaatgtgtAATGGAGTGTCTCTGATAAAAAAGAGcgatgagtaaaaataattacctgtAGCATTTCGTCGGCGGGTTTGGTTAGTTGTTGCATGAGAGCTGATCTGCCAAGTGAGTCGGCGGATTCAGACATTGATTTTTCATCAGCTACCGGTGCTACACCAAGAGCGGGCACGTTCATCGGTTGATGAGACATGTCGCTCGAGTTCGAGGTTTCGTGGTTGTCAATTGGGTTGTCATCGTTCAAGCTTCTTCTCCTATATCTTTTACGTTTTCGTCCGTTTGGACTTACTGAGCCTTCCCtgtagacaaaaaaaaataaaaaataaaattaaaaaccggTACAGCTTGGCAATGACTGGTGATTAATCTGAGCAGCCGACAATTACCTGGAGGAAATGCCTTTTGATAATGAGGGGCTTGCAGAGTCTTCAGGTAAATCGCCAACAGATGTTTGTGCCAGACTTTGACGTGGAACTTTACTGTTTTTCTCAATGGTGAGGCCGGAAGACGGGTGAGGAATGTCCAACGATGGAGCAGTAGGTTGAGGTGCTGCAGTCTTTTGGGATCTTGTTTCTGCCTTACTGCTGCCGCTTGTGCTACCACTGCCGCCAGTTTTACTTTCAGAGAGCCCTTTTATTTGTAAGGACTCCGCGGCTTTTAGTAGCGCTGCCAATTGGTCTTGGGAAATATTTACTTCTCCCCTGTACATGTAGTCCATCATGGCTTTGAGTTCTTTGAACTTAACGTCTTTAAGGATAAAGACTGGATGTTTGTCATAATGTTCGCTTAAAAGAccctgtaataaaattaaaaaaattcgtaaataaacaatcatatttactaattacgtgaagcataataaataataaaaaatcaatgacaATGATTATCAAGTAATGGCAAAGCTAAGTATCGATTGAGTCATGAATAGTTATCAGGGCGAGTTCCCTGGAACCGGCCATCTTGCTTTCCCTGTATTGATCAGGACTTGCAGGAGGGGATGCCCCCTCTCTGAACCTCCTGTTTCCCAGGTCTCTGCTTCTGCTCGCTGGCGGCCATCTTGTGTTTCGCCATCACCTCCTCGCCTCTCTTTCTATTTGGTATTGATCTAACGCTTGGGCCGGCAACGCCAACTATCGACCTGGTCTTTCtttccttcttttttttttttctacctctCCCTGCTCATTTTCTCTTTTCATTCTCATGATACCCAACACCAAATGACtcaatcgttaaaaatttttaccgttACTACTTTTTACTTCTAATCAATGCTCTACTTTTattctatgaatttttaattttaaaaatttatcagacaaaaatttaaattcaaactagacagtttttttttttttttactttctatcaagactttaatttttttttttttttttttttgcaatgaatgaaattttatggaGATCAATAATGAAAtcatagaaattaattattaaaaaaatgatatttaccTCAAAGTATGGACTACACGCGGAGAGGACAACTTTGTGGGCCTTTAGGTACTTCCCCTCCGCTGCTAGGGTGCAGTCAACCAGTGTACCGCTTTCCAGCAATGTATCGAAGTTTTGTATAAGCGTCGTCTGGTGGTTGTTCCACCTAAGGCAGAACTGCTGGTCGTCCTCCATGATATCGTGTCTTTGTTGCAGCTTCGTATCAATAATGGTCAGGGTGGACTGTAGACGAGCGATCAcaattcaaaaacaaaaagaaataataatgtctattattatttaaattcatcagtCTTGACACAAACGTTTTTAAATCGCGTAGCGAAtgttgtttgtttgttttaaattatttaaaagtattatttaaattaataagtggtGACGCGACGCGAAAGCTCCGTGACGTTGGAGAGAAGCTTCCAAAATGGCTGTGATGCAAGCGCGTCCGGCTAGTATGGCCTTTTTCCTTTGTGCGTGTCCTCCTAACGGTAACGACTTTGCTCTAAACCGATCTGAATCTGAGTGGGGATGATGCGGGAGGTGACGCAAAATGTATTGCGCAGACGCGACATGGAAACTTCGAGTTATCCAATGCTGCGCACACGGTTACTGCGCAGTTAACGACTACCGGCTTACAAGAAAATCAGGGATGGCCCACTAAATATTCAAGTgcccaaaaatttattttctttgttagataatttaaaatttttaaattttactcaaaattcaaatttgaatttacgcgcgattatttaaattattttaattttttaaatttatggcaaatatttaatttaaagtttattttattcaatttaatttgaaagtgacgcgatgaaaaatcaattgagCAAGTTGTTGAAAACCGCGCAAACGCAGTAGGATTTTATTGCTGAATTTTAAATGGTGGGGATGTTGAAGCAACGATCGAccaactttattattaaacgCTTGCGCGCCAACTATtgcgtaatttatttatattattattgagatGAAATTGCGTTACTCAAGTTGAGGTAAaatggatttatttaaatatataaattcaaatttaaaaaaattttaaattcaaatcaaaaaaaattttatttaaaaaatatgaataaattttaaattcaaatacgcgataataaaaaattagtctaAGCACAAAAGATTGTTAGACTTGCCCTCTTTCCCCCCATCATAAATTCCCCGTGGAAACACAACGGCGAACGGGGGCATCCAATATGGCTGCCAACGGGGTCGATCCCGGACAAAATGGCGAAAACTCAAAGGAAAATTCGAcgcgaaaaatatttaaaattcaaaagtcaATTAAACGTCGTAAGCTCTCAATATAATTTACgacgacttttttttatcatacgataatatttattaatcaattaaatgatTATGTAAAAGCAATTGTTGGTATTGATCGCATGCACGATTTTCCAGCGTTACGTTCACGAATCGCGACAAAGTGTAAAAtaatagagataaaaaattgaaaaattttcaaagtgaCTGTGAACTCACCAGTAATCAAGTAGACAACAAATTATCTATCACAAAATAgttttggtttaaaaaaaaaaaaaataataatttaaataaaacacccTGGAGCTTCCAACGCGACGTGCGTTCTAAGCGCTGCCCTTCACGACAATGGCGTAAGTTCCGTTGCCCGACCCCACCACCATCGCCACCATAGAACCGACGCGCAACGCCGGCGAGCTAACACCAGGATAGAAAGAGATAGAGCTAGAGAAAAGAGAGAAGAGAAATTTTCGATTACCATGCACGTACCGACCCCCCTTTTCCGGAAACTCAACcgacttatttaaatattcagcaaaaaaaaaaaaaaaaaaaaaataaaaaaaaaaaaaaactaagtaaataataaaaaaaacaacaaacaaTTACGTcatttgttttcaaatttcaaatatttaaatgcaaattaaaattttttaaatttcgcgggaaagtaaataatttaaaaataatcaaatgaatttaattaaatgacagTATTTAGTAATTGTTAAAAGTAATTAGAGTTAAAATATgttagggaaaaaaaaaaaaaaaaaaaaaaaaaaaaattacaacatagATTTGTCGCCGTGCAATGGTCATACAATGGCGGCCTAGATGAACTAACGAGACAAGATGGCGATGAGAGAAAAGCGCGGAAAAAATGacgcaattaatttaaaaaaacgcataaattaccataaaaaatattaaaaataaatattgttaaagtaaatatttaatttgaatgagttaattaattaaaaagattaACAAAAGTGAGTTTATGAGATCGCGTCTAAAAGGACGCCGCGTCACCACAAGTTCGGACAAACGTTTACGTTATTGATGTTAAGAAcgacaatttaaatattaaataatatgttatttatataaaaatgtaaatatgtaaCTCACCTACGTTGGCACAGTCTATAAATTATcacaaaagtttaaaaaaaggaaaaactACGTCCGGCGATCCGGTCCTCTGCGTGCACTATCCGAGCGTCTTGGGTTCTTTTTACACAATGGCTGCTCCTCTGGCTTTAACGATCGAACGAGGTTGCCAGAGCTTGCCCACCAGCTCAGCACAAACGGAAATAATATCCCTCTAGTGGGGAGAAACGCGGCGCAGTAGACGCAATAACTCCCACCGCGCAGCTGTTAGTTTTCAGTGGAACGCGTCGAGTGAAATGACTCAGTGTCGtctcaaaaattcaaaaatcccgcgctttcaaaattttaaacttttaaatccACAACCCCCGATTCCCCAAATCCCCATCAGTCATCATCAAACCTCTGACCCCTGCACCCgcgcaatttttatttaaaaaattgcgcgggaattttttaaaaattaaaaattcaaatttttaaattccacgGGCGCAGTGAAATTTCTGAGCCAGGCCTGATAATCCTTAGCTTGGCGTCGAGGATTCTCTGTAGCTTAACGTCGGGGAATTGCGTCGACTCCGTTGGTGGGAAAAGGCGTGGGTTTCCGTTTGGGTGTCTATTCACCACTTACTGCAACCGGGCACAGCACGGTATAGAACTTCagagtatatgtatatatatatatatagatggcAAGCAGTTGCAGAAATGTCGATGTATAGAAGTAGAAGAGCAGAGAAGAGAAGGGAAAAACATGAGAAGTAGAAGTGGAAAGCGGGAAGAGAGAGAGAGCTAAagtagaagaagaaaaaatcgGGGTCCACAACAAAATCGCTTAATCGGTTTGCGCCATCATCGTCTTGCGCTACTTGACTATACCTCACTGTACATTTGTAATCTATAGTCTACATTATCCTCGAGGTATACTCAGGTCCAGGTGCCGGACTGTAGCGTTTTCACCAAGTAGACCAACTACAATGTGTACTCTTTCATCTACACTCTACACTACTGATGTCTCCCTCTCTCTCACTCGCTCTCGCCAGTGCGGCAACGCAAAACGGAACCGTACCCAGTGCTGGCACTGGCTGCCGCTCTCTCTCGAGCCGCGAGAGTGAGAGACTTTGCCTGTACTGGCTTTTACACAACACTCGCCGCTTGTCACACGTCGCGGTGCGACGTAGTCGTGTTATCATACATCCCGGTATACAAAATAAACGTGATTTTcgcatacatataaatataaatatatataaatacatatattaatatatctaATAAAGTAAATGACAATTCGcgggataaatttttaaaattaaaaccaacTGACAGTgacgttttaaaattttttttttaattcaaagtgaaatttaaaatcgcgagtttatttatttatactagtGCAATTTAACGGGCCTACACGGGCCCAATTGcacaattatttgtttattgtttactatttattgtCTTGTTCACCATAACATCTTTAAGAGCTGATTTGTCATACGGGTCATGGTAaggtaggaaaaaaaaaatcctatatttatattagtcattgtcaattaatttcattaattttcgtaattaataacaatgataattatcattatcattatcatgataataatgacAGTAATTAGGGTCTTttgaatttgtatttttaaacgCGGCAGTTTGACAGCGAGAGAACGTGGATTTGTTTTGGACACTTGACGcgccaaatttaaattaaaccgccaatgaattaattgctaattatttttaattcattaattgacTTTATcgttatcattgttattattattataattattaagtaaataatataagataataataattatttataattttaaaaaaatgacagttCCCgcggttaatttaaaattcccaGGCAAGTTCAGGTCACGTGTATTTAAATTGACGTTGAATAAACACTCAATCGAACTcgtaaatcaaataattacgTCACCAGATACTTCTTAAGTGAGTCTTATCGTCACAATCTTatcaactaataaattttaaaaatacaagtaCAATAGGACGAGTTACACTGGCCCAGTTCATCTAGAAAGGCACCAGGAAAATACGATACCAGGAATTCAAGTTTGAATGTATATGCAGACGCAAGTCCCAGTAATTGATTGTCGGTATCATCAGCCGGATTTAGTGACTGATGATGGCAGGAGTAATAAACCATAAGGAAGTAAACCGCTGATGGTCCCGGTCGTTGACaaggaaaataaatgaagcaGACGCATAAGGATTTTCTTTAGATCCTTCACGGTTGTAGGTAGCAAGTATTCTCTTGGTTGCAGTGATAAAGAGAAATGCTGGCTAGAAAGCAGGTCTTGAGTTGTTGAATCTAGGCCACCCCGATGCTGCCGTACACATTCTCCAGAATTTAACAGTGTCCGTATCGGCCTTGCTTACTTTACCTCGGATTACTTGCTCTCTATACACTCATCAAGTCCATCTTGAAGGCAATAacacgaaaaatatttaattccacCCATTTCCATTCACCTCCGCTTCCACCTCCAGCAGTACCTCGCTCCCAACCTCTCTCTTTCATCTTCATTATCTTTGTTCTCCATTATTGTCACTGCACGCATGACACAGGAAGTAAGAATGAAGATATATAAATGCAAATCCACTAAAAATACCTGTACTTATGATAAATAAGAGTCTgtaagagtaaaaaaagaagaatatatttgtaaatggGAGAAAGAAAAAACATCAGGTGAATTATCATGGTTGACAAGCAGCTAAAGATGCTCAGAATGAAAGGAGGCATGTGAAGCTCTCTCTCGCCTTTCTTGTCTTTGTCATTTTCTCTTTTGTCCCCTCTCAACATCTCTCGCAAACTAAAACTCGAACTTGCTTCTTTCCCTCGATTTCCCTCCCCCTCCCACTATTCTAtctctttttctttctttatttcttcTCTGCTCCTCCCGGCTCCGCACTTCTCATCACAGAAAGCCTTCTACGTCCATATACaccttatacatatatatacagaacACAGTCTTCGATTTTTCCCTACCATACTTTGCTTTTATCTTTGtctaaaaagaataaaaaataaaataaaacccaCACCAGCTCTTTCCTCGTTGCGATATCTACCGTTATTCATCCGGACATTTCTGGCCATTTTTCTTCCTTTTCTCTCGTTTCTTTTCCCCTTTACTTTCAAGGATTggatgtatatacatatatatgtacatatataaagcAAAGTAAAGTACAGGCTGGAGAGGAGGCAGAGGAGGCAGCAGAGTAGAATGGAAGTAAAGTCTCAAAGCGCCATGAGAGGGATATAACACAAGAAGTAAAGGAAAAAGAGCACGGAGAGAGACGttaagagaaataaaatgagaaaaaatatatatatatatatatatattctcttTTTCTCTGGTGCTTTAGCTCTTTCTCCACTGCGTTCTCCACTACAACTTGCCCGAGCACCAGTCGAAGCAGACAacttctttttacttttatattccgtcttagtcattttttattttccgttcTCCTCATCCTCTCATTCCTCTATGCTTCGTTGGAAACCAAGTCGAGGAACGTGAATGTGAAGTTGAAGCAGCAGCAGAACACCCGGagcaagaagaagaagaagaagaagaagaagagaacAGTTTGCCAACGGCAAACCCTCCTTGCCTTTCACCCGAGCTCTTCCTCACCTCTCTCTCTCCATTCCTCAGTCTACGTCTTGCCGAGCGACCGCCACCCGCCACCCACATCCTGTTTCTTCAGCAAACCCAACGAAGGAGACTAACTGAGGAGCCAGAGAGGAAAGAAAAAGCCTTCACTTCTATACTCCAATGAGAGTAAAACGAGCAAGAGCATATTatcttttcttattatttttatgcctTTTCTCGCTCATTCTCCTTCTTACATCCACATATATCTAGCCTACAGTAcgtcaaatatttaaaattcaaaatttaacgtCATTTCTTCtttgagaataaaataaaaaaaaatctctaatttACTTGGCTACAgcattcttattattttttattattctgaaGCTTTCTTCCGGCTTTGGTATTCTCTCATCGCCCATTCGTACTTGAGGATCTTATACATATTCTTTGAGCCCTTATACGCTCAACTCTATACTATACCTTATCTCTCTCAAGTTTCTCATTGTCCAACGGCCATCTGTCTCTCCCAGCTTTTTCATCCCAGCGCTTTCATCCCTTTGCTTCACCCCGATACAAAGAGACTCTCTTATCCTTGTCCGCCCACCCGCACACTACATCCCCCTTTACTTCTTTCCCGTTATGTCTTCCCACCATTTTCTACTCTGCTAAGCTACATTCTACACTAGTCCCAGTTCTATTCGTCCAAGTCCAGAGCATATAGCCAGCACTATTACCCCCCACCCCCACCCTCTTTCTGCCCCTTTCTTCGTGCAGTAGTCGGCAACGACTCAAGTACCGAGAAAGCCAAAGAGAAAAGGGAGACCAGGAAAAAAGCACCCTCACAGAACCCATTTCCACCCTTTCCCTCCATGCCCATTCTACCTTTCTTCGATCCGTTCTCTCCATCTCGTGATATTTTacctcatatattttttattttatttcattcgacttttttttttgttaacctcattttttttaaaccttatctttttttcaacatccttattcttattatcgcctgtttcatttatttttctcatcgCTCGTGCACGCAAAGCGCcatatttgaatttgtgtcACATTCATACTTTAAAATACAGACacagaagttaaaaaaaaagaaaaaagaaaggaAAAAGATGACGTGGCTGCACGTGCATCTCTTGAAACCCTTTTAAGGGTTggattgaattttaaaaaatatcatagcCCTCGTATCTTTTTTTAGAAACATacattcacatatatatatatgtacatatatatgaatctGTGTACCACATATACATTAATGTTATGCTGTAACGTATTCTAGTTTACTGGCGACCTTGAGTGACGTCACGTCACACCCCCATGATACTCAACTGCGCATTATATACAACaccacacatatatatatatatatatatatatatatatatatatatatataaaccctATCTATTCACACAGGATTATTCATATTTACCCTTATCTCTCCctatttttcttcttattatcttttttttcactcactaattaattttcccgcttattttttatttaaaatttttccagttcccgctttaattgataaaaaaaaacttccgtatttttttaaagaaaaataatgatgataataagcGAGAGCAATGAAACGTAAAttatggataaaaaataaacaatgataatgatgaaaaaaaaatggaagaaCAGGTGAGAGAGACGGAACTGCAGGAGGTGAGATAAGAGAAGACCGTCGCGTAAATGAAAGGTAAAGGagttaaaggaacaagttgatgtaaaaaaataatataaataaaatgagaataaGATGAAGCGAAGGGCATCTGAGAATGTTGTACTGTTACCTTACGGTACAGAAGACGGAAATTAGGACTACTTTGCCACGCTCCCGTGGACTCCTGATTCATCGCTTTCTCGCGACGtctttaattcatattttctttttatttatatacttttttgtttattattatttttgtgccCGTGTTTTTATCTTATTCTAAACCAATGCGGTTTAATTCCATtctcttaaatttattattattgttattgttgttgtagTTGATGtagatgttgatgttgatgtaaATATGGGTTATTCGCGTGAGGGAAAGCCCGGATACCGGTCAACAAATTCAGCGCGTGAGTGACGTTGGAAAACGCGCGGATGAAAGTGTGATaccatgtacatatatatgaacaaaTGATATGTGTACGTGAGACAGAGTGTGGATGTGGATGTGGTAAATGTGATAGGATAGGAAaagagaatgaaaaaaaaaaaagttaaagaggTAGGAGTTACAGGATGTGTatgaagtatatatatatatatatatatatagtagtaTGTAGGGAAAGGCATAGAATAATGTTTAAGTAGAgggaaaaaattgtttgcCACTC is a window from the Microplitis demolitor isolate Queensland-Clemson2020A chromosome 4, iyMicDemo2.1a, whole genome shotgun sequence genome containing:
- the LOC103576317 gene encoding sex determination protein fruitless isoform X35; this encodes MEDDQQFCLRWNNHQTTLIQNFDTLLESGTLVDCTLAAEGKYLKAHKVVLSACSPYFEGLLSEHYDKHPVFILKDVKFKELKAMMDYMYRGEVNISQDQLAALLKAAESLQIKGLSESKTGGSGSTSGSSKAETRSQKTAAPQPTAPSLDIPHPSSGLTIEKNSKVPRQSLAQTSVGDLPEDSASPSLSKGISSREGSVSPNGRKRKRYRRRSLNDDNPIDNHETSNSSDMSHQPMNVPALGVAPVADEKSMSESADSLGRSALMQQLTKPADEMLQMPVEKPEPNDTLIEPKSEYLEDPEESVEDLTLDDDLNDMNDLEPDNNRAGPSHDSSHPGIASWHVTGDRSNAGGVVGSVAGAPGSNDEVFMAAQEAANAHRDSQGVPLRVSFQEKSVPSCVKTEMADEDEGQVSSGKTIIEPDQYQEEESAQPVKYKCDKCNFIADEPNDIVQHAVNSHYQKHPGLPTTKISLRPKLTEPSTSKLKKKESVTNDKTKSYVCKNDNCNKVFMYKASLWRHQKYECGKKVSTQHLVLKSVSGQITL
- the LOC103576317 gene encoding sex determination protein fruitless isoform X13, with the translated sequence MEDDQQFCLRWNNHQTTLIQNFDTLLESGTLVDCTLAAEGKYLKAHKVVLSACSPYFEGLLSEHYDKHPVFILKDVKFKELKAMMDYMYRGEVNISQDQLAALLKAAESLQIKGLSESKTGGSGSTSGSSKAETRSQKTAAPQPTAPSLDIPHPSSGLTIEKNSKVPRQSLAQTSVGDLPEDSASPSLSKGISSREGSVSPNGRKRKRYRRRSLNDDNPIDNHETSNSSDMSHQPMNVPALGVAPVADEKSMSESADSLGRSALMQQLTKPADEMLQMPVEKPEPNDTLIEPKSEYLEDPEESVEDLTLDDDLNDMNDLEPDNNRAGPSHDSSHPGIASWHVTGDRSNAGGVVGSVAGAPGSNDEVFMAAQEAANAHRDSQEVRAPWVRLTRIDNDSVDSTASTPNIDKLNTNSGENHNKNACANPACKEIFKSTRVLDKHIKSMCQSPRYEGQDADQVVKPKKSKIQRKLLMSKNKILVEGQYIGFPCPNSICDKIFKSEHSLYIHVKYHCGKPPRFQCVHCGKKSHIKNNLMMHSKKKHGLLDIDIRELYTYRPLKSNIF
- the LOC103576317 gene encoding protein tramtrack, beta isoform isoform X1; amino-acid sequence: MEDDQQFCLRWNNHQTTLIQNFDTLLESGTLVDCTLAAEGKYLKAHKVVLSACSPYFEGLLSEHYDKHPVFILKDVKFKELKAMMDYMYRGEVNISQDQLAALLKAAESLQIKGLSESKTGGSGSTSGSSKAETRSQKTAAPQPTAPSLDIPHPSSGLTIEKNSKVPRQSLAQTSVGDLPEDSASPSLSKGISSREGSVSPNGRKRKRYRRRSLNDDNPIDNHETSNSSDMSHQPMNVPALGVAPVADEKSMSESADSLGRSALMQQLTKPADEMLQMPVEKPEPNDTLIEPKSEYLEDPEESVEDLTLDDDLNDMNDLEPDNNRAGPSHDSSHPGIASWHVTGDRSNAGGVVGSVAGAPGSNDEVFMAAQEAANAHRDSQDCKPAVTIFKIKKEPQEFTEECSQEIFSTIKIESVQYACPNINCNRVFDKRKSRNTHFSVHCRHRHYEETCIRIGDVKYACSNENCDRVFTSKDSRYIHTKYHCGKPPRFKCPHCNYRSLKKQNIQAHAKRLHFDDDTRVIELYKASTSGAEGQDANDSFEAFETFPMLEIIPKIEPDLIDVKPQPQQLDIKPRIRVKSNIEIKSEINVSTVSGVGIFSCPNLNCGRTFKNIASRNRHLKKICNQKPNFKCSRCEFKALLRETVEDHAKKMHRRCKTSVIGLINPVAGELICPNENCQKVYASRKRLEHHVKYDCKKLLPRFKCYYCQFKAFFKSQVKKHVIRNHPSLECRLINLISDD